Proteins from one Streptomyces caniferus genomic window:
- a CDS encoding FAD-binding oxidoreductase encodes MTDLLDPASRNSAEQFLRHHFQGPLVGPDDTAYDEVRAVWNGMHDRRPRLIARCTSAADVSAALRYATAAGLAVTVRGGGHNVAGTAVADDAVMIDLSLLNAVEVDPGAHLVRAQGGCLLRDVDAATLAHGLVCPSGVVAHTGLGGLTLGGGYGWLARKWGLTCDHLLAAEVVLADGTIVEATEDQHAELLWGLRGGGGNLGIVTRFTLRLRPVGPVHYHTGVHPLADVPEALARYREFAVAQGPDLHATAALKQAGAHSWIPERLRGRPALFLTAVWFGDPADGPRHTAPLFSAAAPDATDSRVLSYAQLQALGDHGEPHGHRYFTKSCYLTDLTEGAVAQLADTAQEMPSALSSVDFEYLRGAIGDVPDAESAFPRRDAPYICTVSAQWTDRADDEANAAWSRQGTARLAEWQYGGAYVNYLQDERPGRVAEVYGAARYERLAALKRRYDPDNVLAGNQNIPPAAHPHA; translated from the coding sequence ATGACTGACCTGTTGGACCCGGCGTCCCGAAACTCCGCCGAGCAGTTTCTGCGCCACCACTTCCAGGGCCCCCTGGTGGGCCCCGACGACACGGCGTACGACGAGGTGCGCGCGGTGTGGAACGGCATGCACGACCGCCGGCCGCGGCTGATCGCCCGTTGCACCAGCGCCGCGGACGTCAGCGCCGCCCTGCGGTACGCCACCGCGGCCGGCCTCGCGGTGACCGTGCGCGGCGGCGGCCACAACGTCGCCGGCACCGCCGTCGCCGACGATGCGGTCATGATCGACCTGTCGCTGCTGAACGCGGTCGAGGTCGACCCCGGCGCGCACCTCGTCCGGGCGCAGGGCGGCTGCCTGCTGCGCGACGTCGACGCCGCCACCCTCGCCCACGGCCTGGTGTGCCCCTCGGGGGTGGTCGCGCACACCGGCCTCGGTGGACTGACCCTCGGCGGGGGCTACGGATGGCTCGCCCGCAAATGGGGCCTGACCTGCGATCATCTCCTCGCGGCCGAAGTGGTGCTGGCCGACGGCACGATCGTGGAGGCCACCGAGGACCAGCACGCCGAACTGCTGTGGGGCCTGCGCGGCGGTGGCGGCAACCTCGGCATCGTCACCCGCTTCACGCTGCGCCTGCGCCCGGTCGGTCCCGTGCACTACCACACGGGCGTCCACCCGCTGGCGGACGTGCCCGAGGCGCTCGCCCGCTACCGGGAGTTCGCCGTGGCGCAGGGCCCCGACCTGCACGCCACCGCCGCGCTCAAGCAGGCCGGAGCGCACTCCTGGATCCCGGAGCGGCTGCGCGGCCGGCCCGCGCTCTTCCTGACCGCCGTCTGGTTCGGCGACCCGGCCGACGGCCCCCGGCACACCGCGCCGCTGTTCTCCGCGGCGGCGCCCGACGCCACCGACTCCCGCGTGCTGTCGTACGCGCAACTGCAGGCCCTCGGCGACCACGGCGAGCCGCACGGCCACCGCTACTTCACCAAGTCCTGCTACCTCACCGACCTGACCGAGGGCGCGGTCGCCCAACTGGCCGACACCGCACAGGAGATGCCGTCGGCGCTGTCCTCCGTCGACTTCGAGTACCTGCGCGGCGCCATCGGGGACGTGCCGGACGCCGAGTCCGCCTTCCCCCGCCGGGACGCGCCCTACATCTGCACGGTGTCGGCCCAGTGGACCGACCGGGCGGACGACGAGGCGAACGCGGCCTGGAGCCGGCAGGGCACCGCGCGGCTCGCCGAGTGGCAGTACGGCGGCGCCTACGTCAACTACCTGCAGGACGAGCGGCCCGGCCGGGTGGCCGAGGTCTACGGCGCCGCCCGCTACGAACGCCTCGCCGCCCTCAAGCGCCGCTACGACCCGGACAACGTCCTGGCCGGCAACCAGAACATCCCTCCCGCAGCGCACCCGCACGCCTAG
- a CDS encoding non-ribosomal peptide synthetase: MFPLSFAQQGLWFLNRLEGPSSTYNVPVVVRLRGALDVPALRAAVADVVGRHESLRTVFGEADGEPHQRVLPPEETGEVLTLLDSEADRLDADLHEVVRRPFDLGADLPVRAWLLRVAADDQVLALVMHHVVCDGWSLTPLLRDLSTAYGARCDGRAPDWEPLPVQYRDYTLWQRELLGADDDPDSLINSQLAYWQQQLADLPEEVPLPSDRVRLPGADTFRGATVDRTVDPELHARLLEVAREHGCTLFMVLQAAVAVLLTRSGAGTDIPFGTPVAGRSDAALDDLVGFFVNTLVLRTDTSGNPTFAELLHRVRASDFDAYAHQDVPFDRLVEVLNPRRAPHRHPLFQVLLALNEGRPGEALRLPGIGVEALRETTGTAKFSLSVDFDDRRHPDGRPAGLGAVLEYATDLFDEATVQAMADRLVRLLETFAADPALRIREVPVLSAAERHRLLVEWNGPNRPETPVDLGRRIRRWADERPDAVAVSDGSVRHTYRDLADGIDRLSRALAAAGAGPDELTAILSDRSAWFVTTALGVLGAGSGYLALDGGLPADRARQMLTDSAARYLVAAPELGARARELTTSGPGGITVVPAGGAPDTTRAWHRPDLADRPALLAYAVFTSGSTGRPKGVLVPHRGLSNHLLAVAELYGLDAHDTMAFNAPLTFDVAVWQALTMSLVGGRVHVLDEDTTRDPLLLARCVADEDITVLQIVPQVLRAVLDMWDLDDSTVGLFKGLRWMLVHGEELPPDLVDRWFARHPHIPLANVYGPAECSDDVSISVIEAGDAFRRSRAPIGRLLRNMQAYVVDGHLQLVPAGTPGELCVGGAGLARGYAGRAGVTARRFVANPYGAPGERMYRTGDLVRWNTGGELEFLGRIDHQVKIRGYRIEPGEVQAVLERDPQVRQAVVLAREDRPGDKRLVAYAVPADGAGLDIAALRRRTARALPEYMVPSLFVELAELPLTPNGKLDRRALPVPDPGATAPGTPPGTPQEALLCDVFAEVLGVPRVGVEDSFFDLGGHSLLAMRLLSRIRAVLGVRVTIRTLFDAPTVAGILDALGRTGEPDDHEVLLALRTGTDPRPLFCVHPATGLAWSYAGLVPHLPDGLALYGLQAPGLAEHSALPRDLDEMLDRMLTEIRRVQPEGPYRLLGWSLGGNIAHALAGRLQRDGAAIGLLVLVDAYPGEVWPCPSFATPEQWDEFGLLATLVPAAVDEAAVAADPGAALTALRRAAQRQLGLEQAAFDRLVAVGVNSSRLVAAHRPHRVHGRTVYFTATEGRGAARPDPAAWAPYVDALDRHDLRCRHEEAMDPAPRRHIADIVTAELLARHGRPPTDRKATNSHD, translated from the coding sequence AACCGGCTGGAAGGGCCGAGCTCGACCTACAACGTGCCGGTGGTCGTGCGGCTGCGCGGTGCCCTGGACGTGCCCGCGCTGCGGGCGGCCGTCGCCGATGTCGTCGGCCGCCACGAGAGCCTGCGCACCGTGTTCGGGGAGGCCGACGGCGAGCCCCATCAGCGCGTTCTGCCGCCGGAGGAGACCGGTGAGGTGCTGACCCTCCTGGACAGCGAGGCGGACCGCCTCGACGCGGACCTGCACGAGGTGGTGCGGCGCCCCTTCGACCTGGGGGCCGACCTGCCGGTCCGGGCCTGGCTGCTGCGGGTGGCGGCCGACGACCAGGTGCTCGCCCTGGTCATGCACCACGTGGTGTGCGACGGCTGGTCCCTGACCCCGCTGCTGCGCGACCTGTCGACCGCCTACGGCGCACGGTGCGACGGACGCGCACCGGACTGGGAGCCGCTGCCGGTCCAGTACCGCGACTACACCCTGTGGCAGCGGGAGCTGCTCGGCGCCGACGACGACCCCGACAGCCTGATCAACAGTCAGCTCGCTTACTGGCAGCAACAGTTGGCGGACCTGCCGGAGGAAGTGCCGCTGCCGTCCGACCGGGTGCGGCTGCCCGGTGCCGACACCTTCCGGGGTGCCACCGTCGACCGCACGGTGGATCCCGAGCTGCACGCACGTCTCCTGGAGGTCGCCAGGGAGCACGGGTGCACCCTGTTCATGGTGCTGCAGGCCGCCGTCGCGGTGCTGCTCACCCGCTCCGGGGCCGGCACCGACATCCCCTTCGGCACCCCGGTGGCCGGACGGTCCGACGCGGCCCTGGACGACCTGGTCGGCTTCTTCGTCAACACCCTCGTGCTGCGCACCGACACCTCCGGCAACCCCACCTTCGCCGAGCTGCTGCACCGGGTCCGCGCGAGCGACTTCGACGCCTACGCCCATCAGGACGTCCCCTTCGACCGGCTCGTCGAGGTGCTCAACCCCCGGCGCGCGCCGCACCGGCACCCCCTGTTCCAGGTGCTGCTGGCGCTGAACGAGGGGCGGCCCGGCGAGGCGCTGCGGCTGCCCGGCATCGGGGTGGAGGCGCTGCGCGAGACCACCGGCACCGCGAAGTTCAGCCTCTCCGTCGACTTCGACGACCGGCGCCACCCGGACGGCCGGCCCGCCGGACTCGGTGCCGTCCTCGAATACGCCACGGACCTGTTCGACGAGGCGACCGTCCAGGCCATGGCCGACCGGCTGGTCCGGCTCCTGGAGACGTTCGCCGCCGACCCGGCGCTGCGCATCCGCGAGGTGCCCGTCCTGTCCGCCGCCGAACGCCACCGCCTGCTCGTGGAGTGGAACGGCCCGAACCGGCCCGAGACACCGGTCGACCTCGGCCGGCGCATCCGCCGCTGGGCGGACGAGCGGCCGGACGCGGTCGCCGTGTCCGACGGAAGCGTCCGCCACACCTACCGGGACCTCGCGGACGGCATCGACCGCCTCTCCCGCGCCCTGGCAGCGGCGGGCGCCGGCCCGGACGAGCTGACCGCGATCCTCTCCGACCGCAGCGCCTGGTTCGTCACCACCGCGCTCGGCGTGCTCGGCGCCGGCAGCGGATATCTGGCCCTGGACGGCGGCCTGCCCGCCGACCGGGCCCGGCAGATGCTCACGGACAGCGCCGCGCGCTACCTGGTGGCCGCCCCGGAACTCGGCGCCCGCGCGCGGGAGCTCACCACCTCCGGCCCCGGCGGGATCACCGTGGTCCCGGCCGGCGGCGCACCCGACACGACGCGTGCCTGGCACCGGCCGGACCTCGCGGACCGCCCCGCCCTGCTCGCGTACGCGGTGTTCACCTCCGGCTCGACCGGGCGGCCCAAGGGCGTCCTGGTGCCGCACCGCGGCCTGTCGAACCATCTGCTCGCCGTGGCCGAGCTCTACGGTCTCGACGCGCACGACACGATGGCCTTCAACGCGCCGCTCACCTTCGACGTCGCCGTCTGGCAGGCCCTGACGATGTCCCTGGTCGGCGGGCGGGTGCACGTCCTCGACGAGGACACCACCCGCGATCCGCTGCTGCTCGCCCGCTGCGTCGCCGACGAGGACATCACCGTGCTGCAGATCGTGCCGCAGGTGCTGCGCGCGGTCCTCGACATGTGGGACCTCGACGACAGCACCGTCGGCCTGTTCAAGGGGCTGCGGTGGATGCTGGTGCACGGCGAGGAGCTGCCGCCCGACCTCGTCGACCGCTGGTTCGCCCGGCACCCGCACATCCCGCTCGCCAACGTCTACGGCCCCGCCGAGTGTTCGGACGACGTGTCGATCTCCGTCATCGAGGCGGGCGACGCCTTCCGCCGCAGCCGGGCCCCGATCGGCCGGCTGCTGCGCAACATGCAGGCCTACGTGGTCGACGGCCACCTGCAGCTGGTGCCGGCCGGCACGCCCGGCGAGCTCTGCGTCGGGGGAGCGGGCCTGGCGCGCGGCTACGCCGGCCGGGCCGGGGTGACCGCGCGGCGGTTCGTGGCGAACCCGTACGGCGCGCCCGGTGAGCGGATGTACCGCACCGGCGACCTGGTGCGCTGGAACACCGGCGGCGAGCTGGAGTTCCTGGGCCGCATCGACCACCAGGTCAAGATCCGCGGCTACCGGATCGAGCCGGGCGAGGTCCAGGCGGTCCTGGAGCGGGACCCGCAGGTGCGTCAGGCGGTGGTGCTGGCCCGCGAGGACCGCCCCGGCGACAAACGGCTGGTGGCCTATGCGGTGCCGGCCGACGGCGCCGGGCTGGACATCGCCGCGCTGCGCCGGCGGACCGCCCGGGCGCTGCCCGAGTACATGGTCCCCTCGCTCTTCGTGGAGCTGGCCGAACTCCCGCTCACCCCCAACGGCAAGCTGGACCGGCGCGCCCTGCCGGTCCCGGACCCCGGGGCCACGGCCCCCGGCACACCGCCCGGGACTCCCCAGGAGGCCCTACTGTGCGACGTGTTCGCCGAGGTGCTCGGGGTGCCCCGGGTCGGCGTCGAGGACAGCTTCTTCGACCTGGGCGGGCACTCCCTGCTCGCGATGCGGCTGCTGAGCCGGATCCGCGCGGTGCTGGGCGTACGGGTCACCATCCGCACCCTGTTCGACGCCCCCACCGTCGCCGGGATCCTGGACGCGCTCGGGCGGACCGGTGAACCGGACGACCACGAGGTGCTGCTGGCGCTGCGCACCGGCACCGACCCGCGTCCGCTGTTCTGCGTCCACCCCGCGACCGGACTCGCCTGGAGCTATGCGGGCCTCGTCCCGCACCTGCCGGACGGCCTCGCCCTCTACGGCCTGCAGGCACCCGGCCTGGCCGAGCACAGCGCGCTCCCGCGGGACCTGGACGAGATGCTCGACCGGATGCTGACGGAGATCCGCCGGGTCCAGCCCGAAGGCCCCTACCGGCTGCTCGGCTGGTCGCTCGGCGGCAACATCGCCCATGCGCTGGCCGGCCGGCTGCAGCGGGACGGCGCCGCCATCGGCCTCCTCGTCCTCGTCGACGCCTACCCCGGCGAGGTCTGGCCCTGCCCCTCGTTCGCGACGCCCGAGCAGTGGGACGAGTTCGGTCTGCTGGCCACTCTGGTGCCCGCCGCGGTCGACGAGGCGGCCGTCGCCGCCGACCCCGGCGCCGCACTGACCGCCCTCCGCCGCGCCGCACAGCGGCAACTGGGCCTGGAGCAGGCCGCCTTCGACCGGCTGGTCGCCGTGGGCGTCAACAGCAGCCGGCTGGTGGCCGCCCACCGGCCCCACCGGGTCCACGGACGCACCGTCTACTTCACCGCGACCGAGGGACGCGGCGCGGCGCGCCCCGACCCCGCGGCCTGGGCCCCCTACGTCGACGCCCTCGACCGGCACGACCTGCGATGCCGCCACGAAGAGGCGATGGACCCCGCACCGCGCCGGCACATCGCCGACATCGTCACCGCCGAACTGCTCGCCCGACACGGCAGGCCACCGACCGACCGGAAGGCAACGAACTCCCATGACTGA